The Triticum dicoccoides isolate Atlit2015 ecotype Zavitan chromosome 6A, WEW_v2.0, whole genome shotgun sequence genome has a window encoding:
- the LOC119319625 gene encoding uncharacterized protein LOC119319625, whose amino-acid sequence MYSCDGRDRSATAARIMESSAKYQPCNTAATRTAGGQVPADAQQQQPSPRRARRKHSASASRRSSTTVVATDVSNFRAMVQELTGFPPAAIFRPLPRRAHAAGRSLAAAAAHGCGGALQGHRSDAATVTGSVPAVVQPLAHPPQCAPPGVFDGLPDLGSPEFDTWPDLSFE is encoded by the coding sequence ATGTACTCCTGCGACGGCCGAGACCGCTCGGCCACGGCGGCGCGTATCATGGAGTCCAGCGCCAAGTACCAGCCATGCAACACGGCGGCGACGCGGACGGCCGGCGGCCAGGTCCCCGCGGacgcgcagcagcagcagccgtcGCCGCGGCGCGCCAGGAGGAAGCACTCGGCGTCGGCGTCGCGCCGGTCGTCAACCACCGTGGTGGCCACCGACGTGTCCAACTTCCGCGCCATGGTGCAGGAGCTCACCGGCTTCCCGCCGGCCGCCATCTTCAGGCCACTGCCGCGCCGGGCCCACGCCGCCGGCCGCTCCCTGGCCGCCGCCGCTGCGCATGGGTGCGGCGGTGCGCTGCAGGGCCACCGTTCGGACGCGGCAACTGTCACCGGCAGCGTCCCGGCAGTGGTGCAGCCGCTGGCGCACCCGCCGCAGTGCGCGCCGCCGGGCGTGTTTGACGGGCTGCCCGACCTCGGGTCGCCGGAGTTCGACACGTGGCCCGACTTGTCCTTCGAATGA